One Candidatus Planktophila limnetica DNA segment encodes these proteins:
- a CDS encoding leucyl aminopeptidase family protein encodes MPYAQLNSIEPSLEDIVSADAIAVGFVKSEDSTFELVGNINAISTIEKFFDIDLIDEISFFQPGGKAGEILEIPISQKATKADRVFVIGLGDQSRQSHRLAAASLGRKLRGKKITVSTLLATDSADIRAHAISVVLGAYTWTLKSDSTSDQPTFNIVSKDEKIIRRAEVIAYSVCRARDLVHTPSNIKNPLWMANQAQKVAKEGKLSIKVLAGKELAQFGGLRAVGNSSPKPGPRFIQITYSPKSTGKRIAHVVLVGKGITFDTGGVSLKRPYDLMMAMKSDMAGAAAVLNVVGALPELKPRVKVTALLMCAENALSGTSQRPSDVITHYGGTTVEVLDTDAEGRLVLADGLAYADAKLNPDYLIDIATLTGSATLGLGRQYGAMYTRDRALASELVAVGESSGDRLWHMPLIDDYQDSLESDIADFNHTADKGDYSAGSVTAALFLEKFTGKRKWVHLDVAGTARSESDAGESPKGGTGFGVRVLIDWIMSL; translated from the coding sequence ATGCCTTACGCCCAACTCAATAGCATCGAACCTTCGCTAGAAGACATTGTCAGCGCAGATGCGATTGCAGTTGGATTTGTTAAGTCCGAAGACTCCACATTTGAATTAGTTGGCAACATCAACGCGATATCTACAATCGAAAAATTCTTTGACATTGATCTCATTGATGAAATTTCATTCTTTCAACCTGGTGGCAAAGCTGGAGAAATTCTAGAAATTCCAATTAGCCAGAAGGCAACAAAGGCAGATCGAGTTTTCGTTATTGGTTTAGGCGATCAGAGTAGGCAATCTCATCGACTAGCAGCAGCAAGCCTTGGAAGAAAATTACGCGGCAAGAAGATAACTGTTTCAACTTTACTCGCGACAGACTCTGCAGATATTAGAGCCCACGCTATTTCGGTGGTTCTGGGTGCCTACACATGGACACTCAAAAGTGACTCCACTTCAGATCAACCAACATTTAATATTGTGAGTAAAGACGAAAAGATAATTCGTAGAGCCGAAGTTATTGCTTACTCCGTTTGTCGCGCTCGCGACTTAGTCCACACGCCTTCGAATATCAAAAATCCTTTGTGGATGGCTAATCAGGCACAAAAGGTTGCCAAAGAAGGCAAACTTTCAATCAAAGTTTTAGCGGGCAAAGAGCTTGCTCAATTTGGCGGGTTACGAGCAGTTGGTAACTCTTCCCCCAAGCCAGGACCGCGATTTATTCAAATAACTTATTCACCAAAGTCAACTGGTAAACGAATTGCCCACGTAGTTCTTGTGGGTAAAGGAATCACATTTGATACCGGTGGTGTTTCACTCAAACGTCCATACGATCTGATGATGGCAATGAAGAGTGATATGGCTGGCGCAGCTGCAGTTCTAAATGTTGTTGGCGCGTTGCCAGAATTAAAACCACGCGTCAAAGTCACAGCTTTATTGATGTGTGCAGAAAATGCTCTCTCTGGAACTTCACAACGCCCCAGTGATGTTATTACTCACTACGGCGGCACCACCGTAGAAGTACTAGATACCGATGCTGAAGGTCGTTTGGTTTTAGCTGACGGATTGGCATATGCGGATGCAAAACTCAATCCAGATTATCTAATAGACATTGCAACGCTAACGGGTTCGGCAACACTCGGACTTGGGCGCCAATATGGTGCCATGTACACACGTGATCGTGCTCTAGCATCTGAGTTAGTTGCTGTCGGTGAATCATCTGGAGATCGTTTGTGGCACATGCCGCTCATTGATGATTACCAAGATTCACTCGAAAGTGACATTGCAGATTTTAATCACACGGCAGATAAAGGTGATTACTCTGCTGGCTCTGTTACGGCTGCACTGTTCTTAGAAAAATTCACTGGAAAAAGAAAATGGGTTCATTTAGATGTTGCAGGAACTGCGCGTAGCGAAAGTGATGCAGGAGAGTCACCAAAAGGTGGCACAGGATTTGGTGTTCGCGTTCTCATTGATTGGATTATGAGTTTATGA
- a CDS encoding DUF1003 domain-containing protein, which translates to MARNNRLDTPREAGRTLRPNFDPEAFGRLSERFARFLGTAGFLVYMTVFVLSWVLWNAFAPVDLRFDDFPFIFLTLILSLQASYAAPLILLAQNRQADRDRIQVSEDRARNERSIADTEYLTRELASLRNALGEVATRDFLRNELGDMLEEVLKELRGNTQPDTEK; encoded by the coding sequence ATGGCACGCAACAACCGTTTAGATACTCCTCGTGAGGCAGGTCGCACACTTCGTCCAAACTTTGATCCTGAAGCATTTGGTCGCTTATCAGAACGATTTGCACGTTTCCTAGGAACTGCAGGGTTCTTGGTATATATGACTGTCTTTGTATTGAGTTGGGTTTTGTGGAACGCCTTTGCTCCAGTTGATCTTCGCTTTGACGATTTCCCATTTATCTTTTTAACTCTGATCTTGTCACTACAAGCTTCTTATGCTGCGCCTCTCATTCTGCTTGCACAAAATCGCCAAGCAGATCGAGATCGAATTCAAGTAAGTGAAGATCGTGCTCGCAATGAGCGCTCAATTGCAGATACTGAATATCTCACTCGTGAACTTGCGAGCCTTCGCAATGCTTTAGGTGAAGTTGCTACGAGAGATTTCTTGCGCAATGAACTTGGTGACATGCTCGAAGAAGTTCTCAAAGAATTACGTGGAAACACCCAGCCTGACACCGAGAAGTGA
- a CDS encoding DMT family transporter: protein MPEQKSLINSHTAMPGRKDLIRLGIGIIGIGVSGPLIALSTMPVVTLIFWRNLGGALVIAPFAYKHRKNRDAMPWAVLGGFVLAMHFIAFFLAMRLTTVAAGTALVALQPIFAALFLRIRGGHIPSRAWLGMVVSFSGVLLISGVDLTISLRSFAGDVAAIISAALAAIYVLIGSKAQQSLETSSYTAICYATCALTALPIMLIGGFKIWNFSGNEWWLVIGLIVFAQLLGHNMFNSALKRVSPAVVSLIIFFEVPVASVLAIWWLNQTPPIAILPGIILILGGCALVVLRTRPLKAELLHD, encoded by the coding sequence ATGCCAGAGCAGAAGTCCCTCATCAATAGTCATACAGCTATGCCTGGCCGCAAAGATTTAATTCGCCTTGGTATTGGAATTATTGGAATTGGAGTTTCCGGTCCACTCATTGCTCTGAGCACAATGCCTGTCGTTACTTTAATTTTTTGGCGAAATCTTGGAGGGGCCTTAGTTATTGCTCCATTCGCTTATAAGCATCGCAAGAATCGTGATGCAATGCCATGGGCGGTATTAGGAGGATTCGTTCTGGCTATGCATTTCATCGCATTCTTTTTAGCAATGCGCCTGACAACAGTTGCAGCAGGCACAGCACTTGTTGCCCTGCAACCAATATTTGCAGCTTTGTTTCTACGCATCAGAGGTGGACATATTCCATCTCGTGCATGGTTAGGAATGGTTGTCAGCTTTTCTGGGGTGCTCTTAATTTCTGGGGTGGATTTAACTATTTCTTTGCGATCATTTGCAGGAGATGTTGCAGCAATAATTTCTGCAGCCCTTGCAGCAATTTATGTGCTCATTGGATCCAAGGCGCAACAGAGCCTGGAAACCAGCTCGTATACAGCAATTTGTTATGCAACGTGTGCGTTAACAGCATTGCCGATTATGTTAATTGGTGGATTCAAAATTTGGAACTTTAGTGGCAACGAATGGTGGCTGGTCATTGGCTTGATAGTTTTTGCTCAATTACTTGGTCATAACATGTTCAACTCTGCTTTAAAGAGAGTTTCACCCGCTGTTGTCTCGCTCATTATTTTCTTTGAAGTTCCCGTTGCTTCAGTTCTGGCTATTTGGTGGTTAAATCAAACTCCACCTATTGCGATCTTGCCAGGCATTATTTTGATTCTTGGTGGATGCGCATTAGTTGTTTTGCGTACTCGTCCTTTAAAGGCGGAACTCTTACATGATTGA
- a CDS encoding sec-independent translocase translates to MIFGIGPGEFIGLALIAIIFVGPERLPKFSSDAAKFLKKVKNLANTATAELRENLGPGFEDLQPSDLNPKTFIKKQLAGALDEDKPKTSAQPKIDPDLL, encoded by the coding sequence ATGATTTTTGGGATAGGTCCAGGCGAATTCATTGGGCTGGCGTTAATCGCAATTATCTTTGTAGGACCAGAACGCTTACCTAAGTTTTCCTCCGATGCTGCAAAGTTCTTAAAAAAAGTAAAGAATTTAGCCAATACAGCAACTGCGGAATTACGTGAAAACCTTGGACCGGGATTCGAAGATTTACAGCCATCAGATTTGAATCCAAAAACTTTCATTAAAAAGCAATTGGCAGGTGCACTCGATGAAGACAAGCCAAAAACATCGGCACAACCTAAAATTGATCCGGATTTGCTATGA
- a CDS encoding oxygenase MpaB family protein — MSSEFGLFSPQSVVWKIHSDPSMVVGGIRALLQQALHPVAMDGVAKNSNFREDTWGRLQRTGDYVATLSFAPRKDAEALAARVRSVHTKLGLDDPHLLLWVHMALVDSFLDVAIRSGMPLAPQDQDQYIKEMVDFARLVGINPETVPSNREELKLYFENIAPELYASDDAKRVALFLTFPPMPNTIRFATPAAPAWASLSALATAALPLWARKLYAIPSLPGQDVLTNAALTATRSTLKLVPENIFQPPILKQALIRWGVAS, encoded by the coding sequence ATGAGTTCAGAATTTGGCTTGTTTTCACCCCAGAGCGTTGTATGGAAAATTCACAGTGATCCATCAATGGTTGTTGGCGGAATCAGAGCACTCTTACAGCAAGCGTTGCATCCCGTTGCCATGGATGGCGTAGCGAAGAACTCAAATTTTCGTGAAGATACTTGGGGTAGATTGCAACGAACCGGAGATTACGTTGCAACATTGAGTTTTGCTCCACGCAAAGACGCAGAAGCCCTTGCAGCAAGAGTGCGTTCTGTTCATACAAAATTAGGCCTTGATGATCCACATCTACTTTTGTGGGTGCATATGGCACTGGTTGATTCATTCTTAGATGTTGCAATTCGCTCTGGAATGCCATTAGCCCCACAAGATCAAGATCAATACATAAAAGAAATGGTTGATTTTGCTCGTTTAGTAGGAATTAATCCCGAAACAGTTCCATCAAACAGAGAAGAACTTAAATTATATTTTGAAAATATTGCACCAGAGCTTTATGCCAGTGATGATGCAAAACGTGTAGCACTATTTCTCACCTTTCCTCCGATGCCAAATACCATTCGATTTGCGACTCCAGCAGCACCTGCGTGGGCATCTCTCAGCGCTTTGGCAACAGCAGCTCTTCCACTATGGGCTCGCAAACTTTATGCAATTCCATCGTTACCAGGCCAAGATGTACTTACAAATGCTGCGCTAACTGCAACTCGTTCAACGCTA
- a CDS encoding magnesium transporter MgtE N-terminal domain-containing protein, which yields MSGNLINRVFLARLAGTAVFDPNGDPVGKVRDALATLRANNQPPRILGLVVEVPLRRRVFVPITRVTSIESGTVIITGLLNMRRFESRTGEVLVLGEMLDRSISLVETGEKVVVEDMGMEQNRTGDWLITRVHVMRRGTGLRRKGATSTVTWEEVSGFATSEHNQGVANLLATLSTLRAADLATVMHDLAPKRRVEVARALNDERLADVLEEMDEAERVELLAELEGERAADVLGEMDPDDAADLLREVGQERAQALLELMEPEDAEDVRRLMNYEDYTAGGMMTTEPIVMTADNTVAEALAAVRQSEISPALASQVFICRAPLETPTGRFIGIAHYQRLLREAPSRLLGSMVDTDTQGLNPQASLNEVSSYLASYNLLSLPVVDANERLLGAVTVDDVLDHLLPENWRHDHRDNSKTVNVLEHEELINTEESER from the coding sequence ATGAGCGGAAACTTGATTAATCGAGTATTTCTCGCCCGTCTTGCAGGTACCGCGGTCTTTGATCCAAATGGTGATCCAGTAGGAAAGGTGCGAGATGCTTTGGCGACCCTGCGTGCCAATAATCAACCACCAAGAATTTTAGGTTTAGTAGTTGAAGTTCCACTACGTCGTAGAGTTTTTGTACCAATTACACGTGTGACATCAATTGAAAGTGGAACAGTAATTATCACTGGCCTACTTAACATGCGTCGTTTCGAATCTCGCACTGGCGAAGTTTTAGTTCTAGGAGAAATGCTTGATCGCTCCATTTCGCTGGTCGAAACTGGAGAAAAAGTTGTTGTTGAAGATATGGGCATGGAACAAAACCGAACTGGTGATTGGCTCATCACGCGAGTACACGTCATGCGTCGCGGCACAGGATTGCGCCGTAAAGGAGCCACCTCAACAGTTACGTGGGAAGAAGTTTCAGGCTTTGCAACTTCTGAACACAACCAAGGGGTTGCAAACTTACTTGCAACTCTGAGCACACTTCGAGCTGCTGACCTTGCAACCGTTATGCACGACTTGGCACCAAAGCGTCGCGTTGAAGTTGCACGTGCACTCAATGATGAACGTCTGGCAGATGTGCTTGAAGAAATGGATGAAGCAGAGCGCGTTGAATTGTTAGCAGAACTAGAAGGTGAACGCGCCGCCGATGTTTTAGGTGAAATGGATCCAGATGATGCTGCCGACTTGCTCCGTGAAGTTGGGCAAGAGCGCGCGCAGGCACTTCTTGAATTAATGGAGCCAGAAGATGCTGAAGACGTTCGTCGCTTAATGAATTACGAGGATTACACAGCAGGCGGCATGATGACAACAGAACCAATTGTGATGACTGCAGATAACACTGTGGCAGAAGCACTGGCTGCAGTTCGACAGAGTGAAATCTCGCCAGCCCTTGCCTCACAAGTATTTATCTGCCGTGCTCCACTAGAAACTCCTACTGGCAGATTTATTGGAATTGCACATTATCAACGCCTATTGCGCGAGGCCCCATCTAGGCTTTTAGGATCAATGGTTGATACTGATACTCAAGGATTAAATCCCCAAGCATCACTGAATGAAGTTTCGTCATACTTAGCTAGTTATAACTTGTTATCGCTGCCAGTAGTCGATGCAAACGAGCGTTTGTTAGGCGCAGTAACAGTTGATGACGTACTCGATCACTTGTTGCCAGAAAACTGGCGTCATGATCATCGTGATAATTCAAAGACAGTAAATGTTCTAGAGCATGAAGAATTAATCAATACAGAAGAGAGCGAGAGATAA
- a CDS encoding sigma-70 family RNA polymerase sigma factor — translation MSEPKTLSEVLSSLPEEERIILTMHYLRSMSPSEIAQKLGVPERSVTAVIAIGKARLSKTLGL, via the coding sequence ATGAGCGAACCCAAAACTTTGTCAGAAGTTCTGTCTTCGCTGCCGGAGGAAGAAAGAATTATTTTGACGATGCATTATTTGCGGTCAATGTCACCGAGTGAGATTGCTCAAAAATTGGGCGTTCCTGAGCGCTCTGTTACGGCTGTGATCGCCATTGGAAAGGCCCGCCTGAGCAAAACTCTGGGTTTATAA
- a CDS encoding MarC family protein, translating to MGEITAVTFALQAFVTLFVIMDPPGATPIFLGLVSDKSPATRRKLAWQAAAVSFVVITTFALFGRLVLSYLNISLESLQAAGGLLLLIVSLELLMGGRPGSENRKSNNIALVPLGTPLLAGPGAIVATMIYVQKIENVGQGIGLAVAVIAVHLAIAITLMASTTILKVIKDTGVNLVASIAGLLLAAIAIQMIADAIKAFTAA from the coding sequence ATGGGCGAAATCACCGCCGTAACATTTGCACTGCAAGCTTTCGTAACTCTCTTTGTCATCATGGATCCACCTGGTGCGACACCAATTTTTCTAGGATTAGTCTCTGATAAATCTCCTGCCACGCGCCGCAAACTCGCATGGCAAGCAGCAGCGGTTTCATTCGTTGTAATCACCACATTCGCACTCTTTGGTCGCCTTGTACTTTCTTACTTAAATATTTCACTTGAATCACTTCAAGCAGCAGGGGGTCTTTTGTTGCTAATTGTGTCCCTTGAATTGTTAATGGGCGGACGACCAGGTTCAGAAAATCGCAAATCAAATAACATTGCATTAGTTCCCCTGGGCACCCCTTTACTTGCGGGACCAGGTGCAATCGTTGCAACGATGATTTATGTACAAAAAATAGAAAATGTTGGACAAGGAATTGGACTAGCTGTTGCTGTAATTGCTGTTCACCTTGCGATAGCGATTACTTTGATGGCTTCAACAACCATTCTTAAGGTAATTAAAGATACTGGCGTAAATCTTGTTGCCAGCATCGCAGGTCTATTACTAGCAGCAATCGCAATTCAAATGATTGCAGATGCAATAAAGGCATTCACTGCAGCATGA
- a CDS encoding TIGR00730 family Rossman fold protein, with translation MPLRISVYCSSSPTIDKKYQELAFELGEAIGARSWNLVSGGGHISMMGAVARGVRKSGGHTIGVIPQLLVDIEFADKDSHELQVVGSMRERKGRIEELGDAFIALPGGLGTLEELFEIWVGRFLNFHQKPVVVLDPFGLYDPLKTLIDHLEVEGFVKPGQRELLHWCTTIDQALDICGGR, from the coding sequence ATTGCGAATTTCTGTCTATTGCTCATCTTCTCCAACGATTGATAAGAAATATCAAGAGTTAGCATTCGAACTCGGAGAAGCAATAGGCGCGCGTTCTTGGAATCTAGTTTCCGGTGGTGGACACATTTCAATGATGGGCGCAGTTGCGCGTGGAGTAAGAAAATCTGGCGGCCACACCATTGGCGTAATTCCACAATTACTCGTAGATATTGAATTTGCCGATAAAGATAGCCATGAACTTCAGGTGGTTGGATCGATGCGTGAGCGCAAAGGCAGGATTGAAGAGTTAGGTGATGCATTTATTGCATTACCTGGCGGCCTCGGAACCCTAGAAGAGTTATTTGAAATATGGGTTGGGCGTTTCTTAAATTTTCACCAAAAACCAGTGGTCGTTCTTGATCCATTTGGTTTGTATGACCCACTTAAAACGTTGATAGATCATCTAGAAGTCGAAGGCTTTGTGAAACCTGGTCAACGTGAGTTACTACATTGGTGCACAACAATCGATCAAGCATTGGACATTTGTGGTGGCCGATAA
- a CDS encoding DUF3117 domain-containing protein → MAAMKPRTGDGPMEVTKEARSLVMRIPLEGGGRLVVEMNAEEANNLSAALHAAVSLVKK, encoded by the coding sequence ATGGCAGCTATGAAACCCCGCACTGGTGATGGTCCTATGGAGGTCACAAAAGAGGCTCGCTCACTCGTGATGCGTATTCCTCTTGAAGGCGGCGGACGTCTCGTAGTTGAAATGAATGCAGAGGAAGCTAATAACCTCAGCGCTGCATTACATGCCGCAGTTTCCCTCGTCAAGAAATAA
- a CDS encoding PHP domain-containing protein: MIDLHTHTNCSDGTDSPAQLVNKAIAEGLTVLALTDHDTTSGWESAQKTLRGDLSLALGAEISCLTNDGISVHMLGLLFDGAHSQMQEMLENTRDGRIPRALKIIELLNAGGIKISIEDVESVKPAGATLGRPHIADALVKNGVVSSRDEAFTDLLHNNSPYYVAHLAPTPEDAISMIRSAGGVAVIAHPFASLRGKVLSAADFLPLKIAGLNGIEVNHRDHSNDERSALADIARELDLVITGASDYHGTGKLNSLGENHTHQGQWERLESEADKRRVIRA; encoded by the coding sequence ATGATTGATTTACATACACACACAAATTGCAGCGATGGAACCGATTCACCCGCCCAGCTTGTTAATAAAGCAATCGCAGAAGGATTAACAGTGCTGGCGCTAACAGATCACGACACTACTTCCGGGTGGGAGAGTGCACAAAAGACTCTGCGCGGAGATTTATCACTAGCACTTGGCGCTGAAATTTCTTGTCTGACAAATGATGGAATTAGTGTGCACATGTTGGGTTTACTCTTCGATGGCGCACATAGTCAGATGCAAGAAATGCTGGAAAATACCCGAGATGGCCGTATTCCACGAGCACTTAAGATTATTGAATTACTCAATGCTGGCGGGATAAAAATTTCAATAGAAGATGTCGAATCAGTAAAGCCTGCGGGTGCAACGCTAGGCAGGCCACATATCGCTGATGCACTCGTTAAAAACGGAGTTGTCTCTTCACGAGATGAAGCATTTACAGATTTACTTCATAACAATTCGCCATATTACGTGGCACATCTTGCGCCCACACCAGAGGATGCAATTTCCATGATTCGAAGTGCTGGTGGAGTTGCAGTAATTGCACATCCTTTTGCTTCGCTTCGTGGAAAAGTACTCTCAGCTGCAGATTTTTTGCCACTAAAAATTGCAGGCTTAAACGGCATTGAAGTTAATCATCGAGACCACAGCAATGATGAGCGCAGCGCTTTGGCAGATATCGCTCGTGAATTGGATTTAGTTATTACTGGTGCAAGTGACTATCACGGAACTGGAAAACTTAATTCATTAGGCGAAAACCATACCCATCAGGGACAATGGGAACGTCTTGAATCAGAGGCGGATAAGCGAAGGGTCATCAGAGCATGA
- a CDS encoding S1C family serine protease has product MSFLSRKSRARDDAPWWNSQDFSQSRRGVSPGSVVVLAIIAGIVGGVLGINATGGFFGGNANLVSATNAVERKPDSVAGLANRVLPSVVSITTGSGSSGSGFIIDSSGFILTNNHVVEQAALSKAKIIVTLNNGEEFESKIVGRDASYDLAVLKILATGLPALQFGDSDKVAVGDAVIAIGSPLGLSGTVTLGIISAKDRAVTAGGTAGENSFINALQTDAAINPGNSGGPLIDTTGAVIGVNSAIATLSGASTSQAGSIGLGFAIPINQARKTADQLIKTGKASYPVMGVSIDMNFAGPGAKVTTADGAILPGGPAQKAGLQPGDLIIEFAGKTINNGDELIVAIRSKNIGDRVEIKYKRGSSTRTATVVLAAGKN; this is encoded by the coding sequence ATGAGTTTTCTTTCCCGAAAATCGCGTGCTCGAGATGATGCACCTTGGTGGAACTCTCAGGATTTTTCACAATCGCGCAGAGGCGTGAGTCCAGGCTCTGTTGTTGTACTGGCCATCATTGCCGGAATAGTTGGTGGCGTACTCGGAATTAATGCAACTGGTGGATTCTTTGGTGGCAATGCAAATCTAGTTTCTGCAACTAACGCCGTTGAACGCAAACCAGATTCAGTCGCTGGTTTAGCAAATAGAGTCCTGCCATCAGTAGTTTCTATAACCACAGGGTCAGGAAGTAGTGGTTCAGGATTTATTATTGATAGTTCTGGTTTTATTCTCACGAATAACCATGTTGTTGAGCAAGCAGCACTCTCTAAAGCAAAAATTATTGTCACCCTCAACAATGGTGAAGAGTTTGAAAGCAAAATTGTTGGTAGAGATGCATCATATGATTTAGCGGTTCTGAAGATTCTTGCAACTGGATTGCCAGCACTTCAATTTGGCGATAGTGATAAAGTCGCTGTGGGCGATGCTGTTATTGCAATTGGATCACCGCTTGGTCTATCTGGCACAGTTACATTAGGAATTATTAGTGCAAAAGATAGAGCTGTAACAGCTGGTGGAACCGCCGGTGAAAACTCATTTATCAACGCGCTGCAGACAGATGCTGCGATTAATCCAGGAAATTCTGGTGGTCCACTCATTGACACAACAGGAGCAGTAATCGGAGTTAACTCCGCAATTGCAACACTTAGTGGTGCATCGACTAGTCAGGCTGGATCAATTGGATTGGGTTTTGCGATTCCAATAAATCAAGCAAGAAAAACTGCAGATCAATTGATTAAGACTGGAAAAGCTTCTTACCCTGTTATGGGAGTTTCAATTGATATGAATTTTGCTGGACCAGGTGCGAAAGTGACTACTGCTGATGGAGCAATTCTTCCTGGTGGTCCTGCGCAGAAAGCAGGATTGCAACCCGGAGATCTCATTATCGAATTTGCAGGTAAGACAATAAATAATGGTGATGAACTCATTGTTGCTATCAGATCAAAAAATATTGGTGATCGAGTTGAGATCAAGTACAAACGCGGCAGTAGCACACGCACAGCAACGGTCGTTCTCGCTGCTGGCAAGAACTAA
- a CDS encoding Mrp/NBP35 family ATP-binding protein encodes MTIIESIHAALATVEDPEIHRPLPDLGMVESVQVDAGIAQLKILLTISGCPMQDRLRSDISKAVMAVETISSVEITFGVMNEEQRGNLKSLLRNGREKIIPFAQPESLTRVIGIASGKGGVGKSSLTVNLAVAAAQKGLRVGILDADVYGHSVPRLMGLIGQRPTAIDQMFIPLESYGVKVVSMEMFKPERSDAVAYRGPLLHKVLEQLLSDAYWGDLDLLLIDLPPGTGDLAISLGQLIPTSEILVVTTPQIAAAEVAERAGRIAHQIKQHLVGVIENMSDFPCPNCDDMISLFGSGGGEETAKRLSELAGINVALLGKVPFSPDLRTGGDNGAPVVVQYPESAAAKSIIAIVDQLVVRKKSLLGVRLGVST; translated from the coding sequence ATGACCATCATTGAATCAATACATGCAGCTCTAGCAACTGTAGAAGATCCAGAAATTCATCGCCCACTTCCTGATTTAGGAATGGTTGAATCTGTTCAAGTCGACGCAGGAATTGCTCAACTCAAGATTTTGCTCACGATTTCGGGCTGTCCAATGCAAGATCGTTTACGCAGCGACATTTCAAAAGCAGTTATGGCTGTTGAAACTATCTCCTCCGTTGAAATTACCTTTGGTGTGATGAATGAAGAGCAACGTGGAAACCTGAAATCTTTATTACGCAATGGTCGCGAAAAAATAATTCCATTTGCTCAGCCAGAATCTCTTACACGAGTAATCGGAATTGCATCTGGTAAAGGGGGAGTTGGAAAATCTTCGCTCACCGTTAACTTGGCAGTAGCAGCAGCCCAAAAAGGCTTGCGCGTAGGAATATTAGACGCTGATGTTTACGGTCACTCTGTACCAAGATTGATGGGTTTAATCGGTCAACGTCCCACAGCCATTGATCAAATGTTTATTCCACTGGAGTCATATGGCGTAAAAGTTGTTTCCATGGAGATGTTCAAACCAGAACGTTCAGACGCTGTTGCATATCGAGGACCACTTTTGCATAAGGTTTTAGAACAATTGCTCTCAGATGCATACTGGGGTGATTTAGATTTGTTACTTATTGATTTACCACCAGGAACTGGTGATCTTGCAATTTCATTAGGCCAACTCATTCCAACTTCAGAAATTCTTGTTGTTACAACGCCACAAATTGCTGCCGCAGAAGTTGCTGAACGAGCTGGTCGTATTGCCCATCAAATTAAGCAACATCTTGTAGGCGTAATTGAAAATATGTCTGACTTTCCGTGCCCTAACTGTGACGACATGATTTCTTTATTTGGCTCTGGTGGCGGAGAAGAAACAGCAAAGAGACTCTCAGAATTAGCAGGAATTAATGTGGCATTACTTGGAAAGGTTCCATTCAGTCCTGATTTGCGTACTGGTGGAGATAACGGTGCACCTGTAGTTGTTCAATATCCTGAAAGTGCTGCAGCTAAATCAATCATTGCAATTGTGGATCAATTAGTAGTTAGAAAGAAATCACTTCTCGGTGTCAGGCTGGGTGTTTCCACGTAA
- a CDS encoding O-methyltransferase, with the protein MKIDPHTYAEGFISEDEFQIRARARGVEVGAKDASTGVGSFLRALAHQLSAQSVVEVGTGSGVGSLWLLGGMITSGTLTSIDDETEHSRIARIAMQDADIAPSRYRLITNSIMDVMTKLTDRAYDLVVLRHNPEDLTYTVEEAHRILRSGGVMVIDGFFGGGKVSDPSQRDPRTIALREAGKSVKGATDLWVSTLITVGDGLLIATKL; encoded by the coding sequence ATGAAAATTGATCCACATACTTACGCAGAAGGATTCATTTCAGAAGATGAATTCCAAATTCGTGCCAGAGCGCGAGGCGTTGAAGTTGGGGCTAAAGATGCCTCAACGGGCGTTGGTTCTTTTCTTCGCGCACTTGCTCACCAACTCTCAGCACAATCAGTAGTTGAAGTAGGAACAGGTTCTGGGGTCGGAAGTCTGTGGTTGCTGGGCGGAATGATTACAAGTGGCACCCTGACTTCTATTGATGATGAAACAGAGCATTCAAGAATTGCGCGTATTGCCATGCAGGATGCAGACATTGCACCATCTCGCTACAGACTTATAACTAATTCAATTATGGATGTGATGACTAAGTTAACTGATCGTGCATATGACTTAGTTGTGTTGCGTCACAATCCTGAAGATTTGACATACACAGTGGAAGAGGCGCATCGAATACTACGTAGCGGTGGAGTAATGGTTATCGATGGATTCTTTGGTGGTGGCAAAGTTAGTGATCCGTCACAGCGAGATCCGCGAACAATTGCCCTGCGCGAAGCTGGTAAATCTGTGAAGGGTGCCACAGATCTTTGGGTAAGCACACTCATTACCGTTGGCGATGGTTTGTTAATCGCAACAAAGTTGTAG